The nucleotide sequence CCTATTACTTTGAACCTGAACCCATTACATACAAAAATCTTATATCTCCGACACCATTTACTAGGTCCATTAGCAAGCGCTACTAAGTCGTCAGTTGCCATTGGGTCACTTGATTGTTGCAATTGATTAACCTACACAATTTACACCCACGTTCATATGCATAGTTAAGAATAGGAAGCTAAATAGGAAACCAGTATACGCAGAATCAACTTATTCCGTactaacatgtttttcaaaccaATATGGGAAGGATTTAATAGCTTCTTTCTCTGCTTGTAGCATGGTTACACGCCTCCCTCGAGTTTTTTGAGCATTCTCCACGTAACTTATGTATGTGAAAATAAAGTCATTCTCACTCTGTATAACCAAAAGGAGAGATTCAGAAGTTGGTGCCATTTAACTGCAATATATAAGATTTAAGTGTAATCACCTCCTATATGCCATTGACTTATCACAATTGGCTAAAACATACGATCGTGCAATCTCCCAATCGTGGTTGTCAAGATGATAATCTTCCCGCATACCAAGTGAATGCCCGGTGGCACAAAATATGTCAAAGTCACCCTCATAGTCAGGACGTATTCTATCTGCATTTCGGCTTGGACGGTTCAAACGTGTCTCCACGCCTTCCAAATACATCGCACAAAAAGACAAGCACTCCTCAGCCAGATATCCTTGGGTCATGCTTCCCTCTGGTCGATTTTTATTTCGAACATACTTCTTCAACGTCAGCAGGAACCTAATTTAAATAGGACAACATCAAATTTGTTGTTCTAAATTGTATGATGCACAGATGTAATAACCATACAAATATATTAAAAGTTAAGGGATACCTCTCAATTGGGTACATCCATCTGTAGTGCACCGGACCTGCAAGTGCAGCTTCCTCGGCAAGATGTATTGTGAGGTGAAGACTGACGACAAAGAATGCAGGCGGTAATATCCTTTCCAATTGGCATAGGATCATAACTATTTTGGGTGTGAGTTTGCGAAAGCATTCCACTGACCCTTTTTTAGTACACAAATGTCTGAAGAATGCACTTAGTTCCAATAATATATGTGCAGTCGCAGTTGGGAGGCATTTACGTATGGCAATTGGAAGGAATTGCTGCATTAAAACATGCCAATCATGACTTTTAAGTCCCCTTACGATCTTTTCCTTTGTATGCACAAGTCATGAAATATTGGACGAGTAATTGTCAGGCACTTGTATTGAGGCTAAAACCTTGCAAAACAATTCATTCTCTAATGGTTTCATAGTATATACACCAGGAGGCATCTTTGGCTTTCCATTGACAAATTTTCTGTGCAACTCCGGTTTCATGCCCATCAATTCCAGATCCAACCTTGCATTCAAGTTATCCTTGCTTTTCCCAACAATACCCAGCAGAGTTGCAACCAAACTTTCAGTGACATTTTTTTCAATGTGCATGACATCAAGGCAATGTCGAAGCACAAGATGTTCCCAATACAGCAACTTGAAGAAAATACTATGTTTCTTCCATGGCCCAACTGTTGCTCTAGGTAGTGGTCTTTTTTCTCCAACCACTTTCCGTGGGGTCTTACCATATTTGAACCGTAAAATGGACAACTGTCGACGACATTCACATCCGGTCAAGGGGGCAGGTGCTTGCTCTCTCTCGTCAGAAAGATTAAAGGCTTTCCTCTGTCGACGAAAAACATGTGACATGGGCAAGAAACGACGGTGACCCATATAACAATATTTCCTACCCTTTTTTAGATATGTCGACTCACTCTTGTAGTTGCAACAAGGACATGCTAATTTCTCATGTGTGCTCCAACCGGACAAGTTCCCATAGGCGGGGAAGTCGCTAATAGTCCATAAAACAGCTGCTCGTAAGGTGAAGGTCTCTTGCCTAAATGTATCATAAGTGGGAACCCCTGAGGTCCACAATACTTTCAGCTCGTATATTAATGGTTCAAGGTATACGTCAATATCATTTCCCGGAGATTCTTTTCCTGGTATTAACAAAGCCATCAATATGAACGGTGCTTTCATACACAACCAAGGTGGTAAATTGTAGACAATCAACAATACTGGCCAGATGCTATAGTCGGAGCTGCATTTTCCGAAGGGGTTGAATCCGTCACTTGCCAACCCAAGACGTACATTGCGCATTTCATCACCAAATGTTGGAAATTTCAAATCTAATTGCTTCCATGCAAAGGAATCAGCTGGATCTCTTAAGAAGCCATCCTCGGGGCGAGAAAGCCCATGCCAACACATATCTTCACTGGTGTGTCGAGACATGTAAAGCCTTTGTAAGCAAGGTGTAATAGGAAAATATCTTAGCACCTTCCGAGGTATTCTCTTTTTACTGCTTCATGCTGTCTCATCAACCTCGGTTGTATATCTGGACACACCACATGTTTGACAAGCATCTAAACCACTGTTATGTTTCCAATACAACATGCAGTCATTTTCACATGCATGGATCTTTTGGTGAGGCAACATGAAATTTTTCAGCAATCCCTTTGTACTCATCATGTTATTTGGTAAAGAATGACCATTTGGGAGTATATGTTTCAAAAGCTGAAGATTAGCTTGCACTGCACTTTCGCTGCACCCATATAAGCACTTGTTTTGAAATACTCGTATTAGGAAGTCCATTTTCTTCATACCACAACCCGGATATAATTCTGCGTTGCCGTCTTGcaccatggcttcaaacttacGTGCATATGCAGGTATCACAGTTTCCTGCCCGCTGTGATTATTAATAGGCATGCCACCCATTACACTGGGACCAGAGAAAATATCTTCAAGCAAGGGGCCTAGTTCACAATAAGGATTAGTAACAGTAGCACTTTGTTGTGCAGCTTGGCTACTTGGAATAGGGTCACCAAATGTCTCTCCATGCCATACCCACGAGCCTTCCAAGTATGAACGGTCCATACCTTCAACAATTAGATGTGCTTCAACTTCATTCTTACTCAACCAGAACCTATTCAAGCATTTAGCACATGGACATTTGATGTTGCCATCAAGAGAAGAAACTTGCAATGAGTTTGAGATAAATTTTGCTAGCCCTGTTCTGTAATCCTCTGTAAACGGATTCAAACTGGCCCAACTTTTGTCCATCATTACTGAATATAATCAATAGTTTGCAGAATTGGAACAATAAGGTGCCTAAAAATGAATGcacccaccctctctctctgtgtctctTTCCTTGTAATTGCGCACCCAAACCCTATGGAAAATCCAACAGTCAGAAAAGGAATTGAATGGGAAATCCAACAGTGAGATAAGGAATTCTAACCTATATTCATATTAGAGATAAGCATAAATGTAGGAAAAGATTTATAACATATTCGAAAAGTGTAGAGAAATGAGTACCTATGCATGTATAGCACATTTTATCAAAATGGTTGAAGAACCATTTTAATGAAAACAGAAAGGAATATGCAATTTTTAACACCCCAACCACCATTATCACTTTTACACCCTGTTGTGGTTTCATAAGCTTCTCATTTTCTTAGTATGAAGCTCTCTTTGTGGgccaaaattataataataataacaatactaATTCAAACAGTAATGGAGATTACCAAGGAAATGAGTTTTAGGTTCTGAATGGTTTACTAATTCGCATCCATTTGGTGTGAAGACTTTCTTTGTTTCATGTTAGGTGACGCACAAAATCTCACAAATGGTGGTTCGACAACTGACTTTGCTCCTAACAAACTGCAAGAACAGAAATTAAATCATatgaaaatagtaaaaaattattctttCATCGTAAGTCATAAGGCTCGAAATTTTCTATCAAACTAATTCAGAacctcaaacaaaaaacaaaacttcaacATTCACAGTAACAACCCTGAACAATGAACGAAACATTAAACTGAAATCAAATCATGTCATACCTTTTCAGGTGATGCCCCTATCAGGACATCAGATAATGTACCTCAAAATGGACTGAAAAGTGGCAATGAGAAGAAAACCAAGCAATAAATAGAAGCAAATACTTCATGATAAAAACTGGGTTCCAATGTACGACAAAAAATTGTAGTGCTTAGACAACTGGCTCAGGTGAGAGCACCAAAAGGGAGACCCCAACAGTCATTGATAAAGAGAATGTGTTTGTGCCAATAAAAGCCTCCTTGAAGTTAGAGAGAGATATGAAGTACTACTCTACCGCTCTTTGATTATAACTTCTAGATTTGATTAGATCATCTATGTCATCTAAGGAGGAATAGACCATATGGGTTTGCTCACCCCCCGCAAGTggttaaaaaaaacaatgcaGGCTCAAGCTAAAGATGTCTGCATCTGCTAAACAAAGAAGTCAATGCCTACAAGCAGTTAGTAGGCAAACCTGGAATATGAAGACTCAGACTGTCAAACAGAACCATTACAGATGCTTACTTTGACCTTAAGCTGGTTCTTTACATATAAGATGGTAGTAATACCTTTTCATGGAACACGAACACACTGAaaaaaatatatccaaaattagAGTGTGTTGTTTTTAGCAGGTGCTTCTAAAATTTTACAGTATGATTGTCGGACGGCCATGTGATATTATGTTtatatttcatataaataatACATATCTAATTAATGTATATCAACTGTTATTCACTCATAATTTAGCTAATGAACATGCGTAACTATGTGACTGAAGAAAGACACAGCTCTTTAGTAAAGGTGTGTCCAGCAACCCATGGGATTATGGAATGTTAATCCATCACTCTTGGAGAGCGGTGGAAAAGCTCTAATAAGGGAAAATCGCATAGTTATATCTATTGACGAGACAAAATGAATGCACGTAGGTAAACAGCAGGGAGTTGTCCAACAGAGGTAATGTCGTTTCCTCGTCCACTAATAATAACATTGTTTTGAAGGTGTAGACCACATAACGAAGCATGGAATGTAGCTTAACTATTAGTTCTCATGCAGTGGTAGTAGGTATCAGCTAAAAAGcatacaaaaacttaaaaacagacAAATTATCATATGCAAGTTCGTTCATAGCCATGTTTCAATAAGCCACTTTCTCTACCAAAGtctttttttgtgtttatgatgtTTACAGAACATACACAGAAAATGCGATATCCGTATAGCATAAGCTTAACCAACAGTGGAACTTTACATTGACATTTCTACTTATATCccttttcttttagtttgtACAAGCTGTAAGGATAgtagtttgtaaaaaaaaacgtAGTTGCGATTGCCTAACTCGTCCTTTCGTTGAAACAGTAAACgaattcatatatttatataacaaGAAATGAACACCTAGCTTATATCTCCAAGAACAATAATAAGCTTAAACCCTATATGGTTTGCAGTTTGATCCAACTTGAACAGATAGAAGAAGCACTTCAGACCCAACCTTTAAAAACTCCAAAGATTCGAAGACTtaataaacaaattgaaaagttAGATCTTAAAAATGCTGAAATTAAATATAAGAAACACAAAATTTCCTGTTTTTACTCCCTAAAAGCAATTCAAGGTGATGcagccccaaattaattgtaagAAACCCAAGCGAACATAAATAATGAACCGAGCAGCTTAATCTGATGAGAAATTGAAAGGGCGATGTATGAGAAGCAGATAACCAGCATCGCGGGAGTGGAGCTTCCGCTGCCCACGCCCGTCGCCAACTAAACGAGGCTGCTCACAGTCTTGACAGCTACGCCCTGTCCGCATCGTGGGAGTGCAACTGGTTCACGGAACTACCCGACTTCATCATCGATGCAATAATGGCCGAGAGATGCGATTAGGGTCCAACGCTCTGTCCTTCTATGGGTTTTGGCCTCTCTATCTCCCTTTAGTAAGTCATCATAGGTTTTGAGAACCAATCAATATATATCCCTgctttgaaaaccaaaaaattaaccagCACCAGGTCCgaacaaaataataatgaaataaaaaagtagaagaaaagtaaatttaagaaataaagttAGCTAACTGACACCAATATTGGTGGCTGATTTTTTAAGGCCACTGATATCAGTGGAATCTCACTGTTAAGCCACCAAAAAATAGTAAGAGTAGCAACTTTATATCCATGGCCACCAATTGCAAAGGGTGGGCAAAAAATGGTGTGTAATGAGCATATTTCTAGTAGTGCAATTATGACCtctaatatgattttttgttatcttgaaaaatttgaaaatgatttcGGAggatgataaaaagaaaaactagaagaattgtaggagaaaagtaaATTTTGTATGGATGtttaaacaaatacataggtatttataaagtttttggatgaattttgactcaaagaattttttttttaattattttagctattggatttaaatttagaccgttatggtttatttatttatttatttattttttttactgttgaatttgatcatattgggctggtttggtattgctgtgctttgaaaaaaagctgcttctgctgtgctgtgagaataagcagctgtgaaataaagcagtagagtgtttggtaaacttttttgtaaaagtgcttttgaaaaaaaaaagcagtattagagtgtttggtcaacttttatgtaaaacagatgtgaaaaaaagccggtttttcaaagctaggttttgcagcttcttgtttttggctttttttcatccaaaactgtgaaaaaaagctgcagctgagtgtttaccaaacacaaaagcagctcccagctttttttgatagcagtttttttcaaaatcacctcagtaccaaaccaggtctaaatcTCAATCGTTGgaatcaatgaatttataaatataaaactaaaaaataaaataaattttgaacttGGACCATTGGATCAGCCAACAATCCAATGAATCACTGTCTTGGATGAAAGAAGGAGTCGTTGGGTTCAGCTGGGTGGCTGACAGACCCACGTGCATAGGATCCCTCGACTGTCAGTCTTTCGTGAGTTTCGTGCATGCAGCACGTCTTGCTCTACGCGCTCGGCCAACTTAGGGCACGTCCACGCGCATATGTGGAACCCTCCAAGggttgaaatgaaatgaaaagggAAAATACAAGCTAAATTTTGAGACTTACTCATGCAAGCTAAATTTTGAGACTTCAATGATTAGGGTGAGTCTTattgcaaaattaaaattttcaaaatataatccGTGGTGGCCGACCGTAAGTGCAATTAGCTGCAAGTAGGAGGAATTGTTAAATATTAGTCATATATGCTCTCTACGCTGTTGTCGCCTTTCGAAACTTGCCTCACACTTCAATAGGTCCGAAATCAAATCTCAATTATCGAAGACATACTGAAAAACTGATCATTTCAGCAGCCAATTTCCCTGTTATTTTCTGTTGTCGTAAATTTTAGATTGAAACTTTGTAagtttttctgattttggtgTTGGTTTTTGCTGTTAAGAATCAAGGAATGAGTGGAGTAGGCGACCTTTTCGGAGGGGCTGGTCTCGGAACACTATTCAATGCGCTGTATGATGTCCTCAAGGAGCTGATCACCAAGAATGTAATGTTTAAGCCCCTACTCAAAAACATCAAATTCAGGTTGGACTCTTTGGAACCATTGTTGAAAGATATAGAAGAATCCAACAAGAAATTGGGCCTATCGGATCATGAACTGAGAAACTTGAAAGTACACTTGAAGGAGGGCATAGATCTCGTCCAAAGGTGCAGGAAGATTCGATGGTGGAACGTATTATTATACAAAAGGTACAAGTACGCCAACAGGTTGATTGAATGGGATGCATGTCTTCAACGACTTTTGGACATACTAAAAGCTCAGGGAATAAGGGATGTGAAGGACAGCGCAGTTACGGTGAAGAATGTAGAGAAGGCGGTCAGCAGAATTGAATCGAATATGGTGATACCAAAACAACCCGCCAGTGAAGCTTGGTGTGCAGTACCTGAACTTCCGCCGCTCGTGGTTGGATTGGATTTTTCTCTAAAGGAATTGAAGAGGAAGCTTCTAAAGGACGAAAATGTGTCAATGGTTGTGCTGACTGCCCCCGGAGGATGTGGAAAAACCACTTTGGCTACAAAGTTTTGTCAAGACAAGGATATCAAAGGTATCATATATTATAAGTTTGCACTCTGAATTGTATATGTTTTTTTACTTTGTACAACTATGGAAGATTTAAATGACGCCTCAATGACTGATTTGTTATGTTTTCTCTGGATAGATACATTCAAGGATAACATCTTCTTTGTCACGGTTTCAAAGAAGCCTAAATTAGAAAATATTGTTCAAGATCTATATCAACGCAAGGGTTTCCAAGTACCTACTTTCCAAAACGAAGTTAGTACAGCGACGTGGCTGCAACGTTTTCTGAAGGAAGAAGGGCAGAATCCTTTACTGATTGTCCTGGATGATGTTTGGCCTGGATCAGAATCCCTTGTGGAGAAGTTTGATCAATTCAAAACGGAAAATTACAAGTTTTTGGTGACATCTAGGTCTGAATTTCGGGGATATGGTTCCCCTTATTATTTGCAATCATTGGATCGTGACAATGCGATGAGACTTTTTCATCATTCAGCATCCCTTGGACATAAGAGCTCTCATATTCCAAAAGATCTTCCAGAAAAGGTACTTTTTAGTCGCAACGCACAAGTATAGTAAAAAATTAgttgatttggttttggaaaaTTATCAAGAAATTATGTTCACTTTACTTAAAGCATCCACAATCGAGTGAATGAACACATCCATTTACCGTATAAATCTGTGAGTAGTCATGCATCTAAGCATACTTACTTGTggactaaaactaaaattagaATACTGTATGTAGTTATTTAGTCATTTTCTCATCTTAGTAACTTGAATTTTGGCTTTGCAAGTTAAAAGTTAGTTGATTTTGTCATGGAAAATTATCCTGCAGATAGTTGAGCGTTGCAAGGGATTTCCACTTGCTATTAAAGTGGTGGGGAGATCGCTTAGCGGGGAGCCTATAGAGATATGGCAAAAAAGAGAACTTCAAATGTCCAAAGGTTTTTCTATTCTTGATTCAGAGACTGAATTGCTGCTCTGCCTTGAACGAAGCTTGGATGCCTTAGATAAAGAAATCATCAAGGAATGTTTCTTAGACTTAGGTTCATTTCCAGAAGACCAAAGAATCCCTGCGGCTGCCCTCATTGATATCTGGGCAGAGTTATATGATGTAGATACGGATATAGAGTGCATTGCAAACATCTACGAGCTCACCAAACGAAGTCTAGCTAATCTTGTTGTCACAAGGTGTGCATGCTTTATTTTCTCTTGTATGATATTTTCACTCGATTTTCCCCCTTATATTCATGACCGGTTGATGCTGATAACTTGTTATTGCAATATGTTGGTTGAAGAAATCTCTTCTAAGAAAATTAGTTTTGATCATCACCAGGAAGGACAAGATGGAGGGGGACGGATACTATAGTGAGCACTTTGTTACCCAGCATGATGTTCTTCGGGAGCTGGCTATCTACAACACAAAAAAAGGACCGGTAGAACATAGAAAAAGACTGATTATTGACatatgtggagacaaacttccAAAATGGTGGAGAGAACAGAAGCAGATGAAGGCCCGCTTATTGTCCATAACAACTGGTTGTTCTATCTCTCCCTTTCGCTTTAGCAATTACGTAGACATGCACAAATAAATATTCATTCCGCACGCACATGTGTGCACATTAAGTCTTAATAATACTTTCATTTTAGTTTCTCCTCCCCACACTCACAGTTGTTACTTTGCAGATGAAGGGTTTTCAACAAATTGGCACAGCTTGCAAACGCCAGAAGTTGAGGTTTTAGTGTTGAATTTTCAGACAAAGAACTATGCTTTACCCGATTCCGTGGTGAACATGGGTGAATTGAAGGCTGTGATAGTCACAAATTATGGTTTCTTACCTGCTGAATTGAGTAACTTCCAACTTTTGAGTTCATTACCAAATCTTAAGAGAATCAGATTAGAACGCATCTCAATTCCTTCCATAACCAAGAATCCCATACAATTGGCGAGTCTGAAGAAGATATCCTTGTTCATGTGTAACATTGGTCAAGCTTTCAACAACTGTTCCATCTCAATCTCATCAGCATTCCCGAATCTAGAGGAAATGAACATCGACTATTGCAGTGATTTAATTGAATTGCCCGCTGAGGTTTGTGATCTTAGTAAACTAAAGAAGCTCAATATTACTAACTGTCATAAACTATCTGCCTTGCCTGAAGGGATTGGAAAGTTGGAAAATTTAGAACTGTTGAGGCTAAGATTCTGCACAGAACTCTCGAAGCTTCCAACCTCAATGAAGAACCTTGGAAAGGTAAACTTTCTTGACATATCTGATTGCTTCAGCATCAAGGTGTTGCCCGAAGACATTGGTGAAATGAATAGTTTAAGAAAGATCAACATGAGACAATGCTCAAGGTTGCAGGAGCTGCCACCATCAGTCAGGGATCTTGAGCTGTTAGAGGAAGTGGTCTGTGATGAAGAGACAAAATATTTATGGGAACCTTTCTCACCGTTTCTCAGCAACGTAAGTATAATCGTGGCCAAAGAGAATATCAACCTAAATTGGCTCCACAAGTCTCGGTTCTGTGGTTTGTGTTCTAAGTGTGACTTTTTAAACTCGACTGTAACATAGTTTCAAATTCCCCTGTACGCAGTTTCTTGACTATTTAGTTTGAGAGCTAGCAAAGAAGCCCGCGCTCTGCTACGGGTTTGAAGCCGTAATCAAAATTTAGCACTCATTTgtaaattgtttaaaaataaatgaaagcaactgtaaattatttaaaaataaatgagaGCAACTAAATCCACATAATATTTATTATTCATCTATAACATAATCCGACAACAAAATCTTATATATAACTTGACTAACCCAtatcatttcattaaaaaaataaagcattttTATCTTTACCATCACCAAATGTGTTGGTTTTATATGtttaaca is from Pyrus communis chromosome 10, drPyrComm1.1, whole genome shotgun sequence and encodes:
- the LOC137747837 gene encoding uncharacterized protein, with protein sequence MCWHGLSRPEDGFLRDPADSFAWKQLDLKFPTFGDEMRNVRLGLASDGFNPFGKCSSDYSIWPVLLIVYNLPPWLCMKAPFILMALLIPGKESPGNDIDVYLEPLIYELKVLWTSGVPTYDTFRQETFTLRAAVLWTISDFPAYGNLSGWSTHEKLACPCCNYKSESTYLKKGRKYCYMGHRRFLPMSHVFRRQRKAFNLSDEREQAPAPLTGCECRRQLSILRFKYGKTPRKVVGEKRPLPRATVGPWKKHSIFFKLLYWEHLVLRHCLDVMHIEKNVTESLVATLLGIVGKSKDNLNARLDLELMGMKPELHRKFVNGKPKMPPGVYTMKPLENELFCKQFLPIAIRKCLPTATAHILLELSAFFRHLCTKKGLHLTIHLAEEAALAGPVHYRWMYPIERFLLTLKKYVRNKNRPEGSMTQGYLAEECLSFCAMYLEGVETRLNRPSRNADRIRPDYEGDFDIFCATGHSLGMREDYHLDNHDWEIARSFKVIGTQSNGNYQNYGVFLQSNVPSYTGPRDRNPVTGLVDYYGVLTDVFEIKYHMEWTVVLFKCNWFDGTSRNTGEGVKSDIYGFRLVNFNKISSTSDPFILASQALQVFYVQDPTDIEWHVAIKTRPRDFFDMSSTHDDDSCDGQDIEHATGDNDEVRVRIDVDTQDFEDCL
- the LOC137748249 gene encoding probable disease resistance protein At5g66900 isoform X1 — translated: MSGVGDLFGGAGLGTLFNALYDVLKELITKNVMFKPLLKNIKFRLDSLEPLLKDIEESNKKLGLSDHELRNLKVHLKEGIDLVQRCRKIRWWNVLLYKRYKYANRLIEWDACLQRLLDILKAQGIRDVKDSAVTVKNVEKAVSRIESNMVIPKQPASEAWCAVPELPPLVVGLDFSLKELKRKLLKDENVSMVVLTAPGGCGKTTLATKFCQDKDIKDTFKDNIFFVTVSKKPKLENIVQDLYQRKGFQVPTFQNEVSTATWLQRFLKEEGQNPLLIVLDDVWPGSESLVEKFDQFKTENYKFLVTSRSEFRGYGSPYYLQSLDRDNAMRLFHHSASLGHKSSHIPKDLPEKIVERCKGFPLAIKVVGRSLSGEPIEIWQKRELQMSKGFSILDSETELLLCLERSLDALDKEIIKECFLDLGSFPEDQRIPAAALIDIWAELYDVDTDIECIANIYELTKRSLANLVVTRKDKMEGDGYYSEHFVTQHDVLRELAIYNTKKGPVEHRKRLIIDICGDKLPKWWREQKQMKARLLSITTDEGFSTNWHSLQTPEVEVLVLNFQTKNYALPDSVVNMGELKAVIVTNYGFLPAELSNFQLLSSLPNLKRIRLERISIPSITKNPIQLASLKKISLFMCNIGQAFNNCSISISSAFPNLEEMNIDYCSDLIELPAEVCDLSKLKKLNITNCHKLSALPEGIGKLENLELLRLRFCTELSKLPTSMKNLGKVNFLDISDCFSIKVLPEDIGEMNSLRKINMRQCSRLQELPPSVRDLELLEEVVCDEETKYLWEPFSPFLSNVSIIVAKENINLNWLHKSRFCGLCSKCDFLNSTVT
- the LOC137748249 gene encoding probable disease resistance protein At5g66900 isoform X2, with protein sequence MVIPKQPASEAWCAVPELPPLVVGLDFSLKELKRKLLKDENVSMVVLTAPGGCGKTTLATKFCQDKDIKDTFKDNIFFVTVSKKPKLENIVQDLYQRKGFQVPTFQNEVSTATWLQRFLKEEGQNPLLIVLDDVWPGSESLVEKFDQFKTENYKFLVTSRSEFRGYGSPYYLQSLDRDNAMRLFHHSASLGHKSSHIPKDLPEKIVERCKGFPLAIKVVGRSLSGEPIEIWQKRELQMSKGFSILDSETELLLCLERSLDALDKEIIKECFLDLGSFPEDQRIPAAALIDIWAELYDVDTDIECIANIYELTKRSLANLVVTRKDKMEGDGYYSEHFVTQHDVLRELAIYNTKKGPVEHRKRLIIDICGDKLPKWWREQKQMKARLLSITTDEGFSTNWHSLQTPEVEVLVLNFQTKNYALPDSVVNMGELKAVIVTNYGFLPAELSNFQLLSSLPNLKRIRLERISIPSITKNPIQLASLKKISLFMCNIGQAFNNCSISISSAFPNLEEMNIDYCSDLIELPAEVCDLSKLKKLNITNCHKLSALPEGIGKLENLELLRLRFCTELSKLPTSMKNLGKVNFLDISDCFSIKVLPEDIGEMNSLRKINMRQCSRLQELPPSVRDLELLEEVVCDEETKYLWEPFSPFLSNVSIIVAKENINLNWLHKSRFCGLCSKCDFLNSTVT